The nucleotide window CATTACTTCTGCAATTACCGGAATCATGAAGGTCTCGACAGTCTTCACGAATTTTTCAAACCGATCCAGATCAAATACCGGTGTTGTTAAAAAGTACCCGGTACCTATCCTGGTCATCTCCTCCATTTCTTTCATCTCCAGTTCCGGGACGTTCTTTCCCCATGAGCACTCCACGCCAGAACCCAGTACAAAGTCGGTTTTAAAGGGGAGTCCTTTACCATCAACTGTCTCTCCTTCCCGCATATGTTCCAGTACAGAGGTTAATTTCCCCGAATCCACATGGAAAAACATTATCTCCTGAAGACTATCCCCTGTAATCCTGTAGTCTTCAGTAAATACAAGGAGGTTTTCTACACCTGCTTCATGGGCAAGTATGAGGTCCTTTTGTAGTTGTAAGCGGTTCTTTTGCCGCGTTGAAGTCTGATATATAGCCTCAAATTGGTTCCGCTTCAGAACTTCACACGTCTTAATCGTATCTCCTACTATCCCTTCAATCTCAACCTCTGATACGGAAACCCCGTCAATACGCCCTCGCACCAGATTGAAAGTCTTGACAAGTTCTTCCGGCTCCTCATCGATAGGTGACTGGATCTCAGTCGTAACCAGAAATTTACCTTTTGCCAAAGCTTCTCTTAACTTCATCAGCAACTCCTTTACCGTTCTGGAAGGTAATCTCCTGTCATTGACACATAAATGGGTGTATGAATCAGGACAATCCCAATAACCGGCTCACCTCTTGCTTCAACTGGGGCAGAGGCAAAGGCTTGGAAAAACACACGTCTGCACCGTACTCCTTCATCATCCTGAATTTCTCTTCGTCCAGATACGCTGACAAGACAATAATAACCATGTGCCTGGTAGCTTCACTGGACTTAATCTTCTTGCACACCTCATACCCCTTAATATCGGGCATCATGATATCCAGTATTAAAAGGTGCGGTTTGAAGTGACTTACCTGGAGACCGGCCTCAAACCCATCGGAAGCAGAAATAACCTCATAATCATGTTCATCCTCTTCCAAGGCTTGAACAATCGTTTCAACGATGATGGGGTCATCATCCACCACGAGTATTCTCTTTCTCTCTTCCATTTGTTCCTCTTCGGGGATTGGAATTCCCTGCCTTTGCATAAAGTCTTCGAGGTCTAGCTTTTTTATACGACGATGCCCCCCCACGGTCTTGTATGCCTTAATATAGCCAGAATCTATCCAGTTGATAATGGTCTTGGGAGAGACATTACAGTATTTGCTGGCCTTGAAAACAGTTAATACAGCATCCATCAAATGGGCTCCTTTGGTTTTCTATTATTACTATATTTTAGATTATTATAATTTTTACCAATTGTCAAGCAAAATTTTTGAGTGATTGTAAAATATATTCTTTATTTTTATAATTATTATATTTATTTCTACTATTGATTGTCAAGTAAAATTTTGGTTATTTTCGATTTTTCTATTGCGCCAGGATTATAGGGAAGGATTATGGGGAAGGAATAAGAACAGGCAGACTGATGGTAAAGGTTGTTCCAGAACCTACCTTGCTTTCCACTTTAATATCACCTCCATGGTCTTTTACAAACCCATAGCAAACAGACAGTCCAAGACCAGTATCTCTTGCACCATCTTTAGTAGTAAAGAAGGCATCAAAAATCTTATTGAGATTTTCTTCTTTTATACCGATGCCGGTATCGGATATCTGAATCCGGACATTGTCTTTACCACCATTAGTCTTCACTGTTAAAGTTCCACCTTCTGGCATGGCATCTCGAGCGTTCGAAATTATATTGAGAAAGACCTGCCTGAGTTGATTCTTTGATGCATAAACCTTTCCCAAACCCTCTGCAAAAGAGGAAGAGACCCGAATAGTGTGTTCCCGCAGTTGTTTCTCATAGAGAAGCAGTATCTCATCAAGTATTATATTGATGTCTATAGAATGCTTTTCTTCCTCATCAGGTCTGGAAAAAGAGAGCATCTTGCGGAGCAGCTCGGACAGTCTTACTGTCTCGGAAAGTGCCATATCTAGAATCTTTCTTCTCTTGTTCTCAGGAGAAATCTCCGTCTTCATCAACTCCAGGGTATTCATGATTCCATAGAGGGGATTGTTTAGTTCATGGGCAATCTGAGAAGTCAGACGTCCCATAGCCGCCAGTTTTTCTGACTGCAATAGCTGTTCCTGCGTCTGTCTCAGCCTTCGTTCCATCTCCAGGCTCTCCCCCAGGTCTACAAATATTCCTACAGAAGCAACTTCATTCCCTTTTG belongs to Thermodesulfobacteriota bacterium and includes:
- a CDS encoding methylenetetrahydrofolate reductase, translating into MKLREALAKGKFLVTTEIQSPIDEEPEELVKTFNLVRGRIDGVSVSEVEIEGIVGDTIKTCEVLKRNQFEAIYQTSTRQKNRLQLQKDLILAHEAGVENLLVFTEDYRITGDSLQEIMFFHVDSGKLTSVLEHMREGETVDGKGLPFKTDFVLGSGVECSWGKNVPELEMKEMEEMTRIGTGYFLTTPVFDLDRFEKFVKTVETFMIPVIAEVMILRTAGMGQFLNRHFKSGLVPEWVIQKLAKASDKQKASIDLFADIVTGLKGICQGIHIITIGGEEKLRYYLDAAKLR
- a CDS encoding response regulator, whose translation is MDAVLTVFKASKYCNVSPKTIINWIDSGYIKAYKTVGGHRRIKKLDLEDFMQRQGIPIPEEEQMEERKRILVVDDDPIIVETIVQALEEDEHDYEVISASDGFEAGLQVSHFKPHLLILDIMMPDIKGYEVCKKIKSSEATRHMVIIVLSAYLDEEKFRMMKEYGADVCFSKPLPLPQLKQEVSRLLGLS